The proteins below are encoded in one region of Persephonella sp.:
- the nusG gene encoding transcription termination/antitermination protein NusG, translated as MSEEKKSKEELENKVQGEKEDKKRWYALYTQSNLEIRAKENLLRMLELNNMKHLVEKVLVPAEEKVVIKSLGKEKYRLSLKGANREIEVMGKKGITKFVIEDGKVRVAESVEGDEQCVNHSPIFKPGQKIQCKENKTEAKIILENKIFPGYLLIKAELNDDLIDLIKKTPYIIGFVSAGGVPVPLDEKDIQKVLSQIEKGAPKVKKLLFQKGDQVRVIEGPFMNFTGTVEEVIPEKEKLVVSISIFGRSTPVELEFSQVEKI; from the coding sequence ATGTCTGAAGAAAAAAAGAGTAAAGAAGAGCTTGAAAATAAAGTTCAGGGAGAAAAAGAAGACAAAAAGAGATGGTATGCCCTATACACACAATCAAATCTTGAGATAAGAGCAAAAGAAAACCTATTGAGAATGTTAGAGCTCAACAATATGAAACATCTTGTTGAAAAGGTACTTGTTCCTGCTGAAGAGAAGGTTGTTATAAAGTCCCTCGGCAAAGAAAAATACAGACTTTCCCTTAAAGGTGCAAACAGGGAAATAGAGGTAATGGGAAAAAAGGGAATAACAAAGTTTGTTATAGAAGATGGTAAGGTAAGGGTTGCAGAAAGTGTTGAGGGTGATGAGCAGTGTGTCAATCACAGCCCTATTTTTAAGCCTGGACAGAAAATCCAGTGTAAAGAAAATAAAACAGAAGCAAAAATAATACTTGAAAATAAAATATTCCCCGGATACCTGCTGATAAAAGCTGAGCTTAATGATGATCTTATAGATCTGATAAAGAAAACACCTTACATAATAGGTTTTGTAAGTGCAGGGGGAGTGCCAGTTCCTCTTGATGAGAAAGATATTCAGAAGGTTTTAAGTCAGATAGAGAAAGGAGCTCCAAAGGTCAAAAAACTTCTGTTCCAGAAGGGCGATCAGGTTAGGGTTATAGAAGGTCCATTTATGAACTTCACAGGTACAGTTGAGGAAGTAATACCAGAAAAAGAAAAACTTGTTGTTTCAATTTCTATATTTGGAAGATCAACACCGGTTGAACTTGAGTTCTCCCAGGTGGAAAAGATCTAA